One genomic segment of Musa acuminata AAA Group cultivar baxijiao chromosome BXJ3-3, Cavendish_Baxijiao_AAA, whole genome shotgun sequence includes these proteins:
- the LOC135632685 gene encoding gamma-glutamylcyclotransferase 2-1-like, whose product MVLWVFGYGSLVWNPGFDFDEKIVGFIKGYRRVFDLACIDHRGTPENPARTCTLQPEEGAICWGAAYCVRGGIKKERAAMKYLERRECEYDQKTSVDFYKEGETSEPAVTGVLVFISTMDKEANRYYLGPAPLVEMARQIATASGPCGNNREYLFLLEKAMSDIGHEDDYVIDLANEVRKVLESLKQRAPVMHLPLQSHAPFLHIKTLPETTVAVDS is encoded by the exons ATGGTTCTCTGGGTTTTTGGCTATGGATCTCTGGTTTGGAATCCAGGATTCGACTTTGATGAGAAGATAGTAGGCTTCATTAAGGGCTACAGGCGTGTGTTTGATTTAG CGTGCATAGATCACAGGGGTACACCAGAGAACCCAGCaagaacctgcacattacaacctGAGGAGGGAGCAATTTGC TGGGGTGCTGCTTATTGTGTTAGAGGAGGCATCAAAAAAGAAAGAGCTGCAATGAAG TATTTAGAGAGAAGAGAATGTGAATATGACCAGAAAACTTCAGTTGACTTTTACAAG GAGGGGGAGACTTCTGAGCCAGCTGTAACAGGAGTATTAGT aTTCATATCAACAATGGACAAAGAAGCCAATAGGTATTACTTGGGCCCAGCTCCATTGGTTGAGATGGCAAG ACAAATTGCTACAGCAAGCGGTCCCTGTGGGAACAATAGAGAGTATctctttttgttggagaaagcaaTGTCAGATATAG GGCACGAAGATGATTACGTGATCGATCTTGCAAATGAAGTGAGGAAGGTGCTTGAAAGTTTGAAACAGAGGGCTCCTGTGATGCATCTGCCCCTGCAGTCCCACGCGCCGTTTCTGCATATCAAAACACTCCCAGAAACCACAGTTGCTGTTGACTCCTGA
- the LOC135633918 gene encoding U-box domain-containing protein 52-like, translating to MAEATKDAAAFPLVAVAVDKDKSSQAALKWALDNVVTKNQILILIHVNTKASPGNQEDAAAAVHELLVPFRCFCQRKDVNCVDIVLDDTDVTRAVVDFVAQAAIEKLVVGASRSGFIRSFRGGDISTGISKSVPDFCTTYIVTKGKLSTTRNAIRAAPTVSPLRAKLQNQANRRAYNSTDHRQGLQSAKAHRFALMPSNRSPINRKTRLGTAIFSGDSDASFASSSRTSTDRSLAQRFSYMSDGTDRSSESVQSPTKSFGAYSYGTGFSSLSHDSSSSEASDYVEAEMNRLRLELQQTMDMYSSACKEAIVAKQKAMELHLWNMGEQQRLEEARVAEEAAFAMVGKQKAKCKAALEAAEVAKLIADSETRKRRDAEMKLVGGYEEDEALDSCSAADLRYRKYTIDEIEAATDRFAKNRKIGEGGYGPVFRCYLDHTEVAVKVLRPDAAQGRSQFQQEVEILSCIRHPNMVLLLGACPEYGCLVYEYMANGSLEDRLFRRGNTPPMPWQYRFRIAAEIGTGLLFLHQTKPEPLVHRDLKPANILLDQNYVSKISDVGLARLVPPSVADSVTQYRMTSAAGTFCYIDPEYQQTGMLGTKSDVYSLGVLLLQLITGRPPMGLTHHVERSIERGTFAEMLDPSVRDWPVEEALSLAKLALRCVELRRRDRPDLATIILPELNRLRAIGVDNMRPFELDNSILSSPVHSEVSVQDLRSGPLHLQSGYESPRSQRGELSIFGRR from the exons ATGGCGGAGGCAACCAAAGATGCTGCGGCGTTCCCACTGGTCGCGGTGGCCGTCGACAAGGACAAGAGCAGTCAAGCGGCTCTGAAGTGGGCTCTCGACAATGTTGTCACCAAGAACCAGATCCTCATCCTCATCCACGTGAACACCAAGGCTTCAC CGGGGAATCAAGAGGACGCGGCGGCTGCAGTCCATGAACTACTTGTTCCCTTCCGATGCTTCTGCCAGAGAAAAGAT GTTAACTGCGTGGATATCGTACTGGACGACACCGACGTAACGAGGGCAGTGGTGGACTTCGTCGCACAGGCTGCAATCGAGAAGCTGGTGGTGGGAGCTTCCAGAAGCGGATTTATCAG ATCGTTTAGAGGCGGAGACATCAGCACCGGCATCTCTAAAAGCGTGCCTGATTTCTGTACCACGTACATCGTCACGAAAGGGAAGCTCTCCACTACGAGAAACGCTATCCGTGCGGCACCCACCGTTTCGCCTCTGCGGGCTAAACTCCAAAACCAGGCGAATCGACGAGCATATAATTCCACGGATCATCGGCAGGGTTTGCAGAGCGCAAAAG CTCATCGTTTTGCCTTGATGCCTTCAAACAGGTCGCCAATTAACAGGAAAACACGCCTCGGGACCGCAATATTTAGCGGAGACAGCGACGCGTCGTTTGCGAGTAGCAGCAGAACGAGCACCGATCGATCCTTAGCTCAGaggttctcctacatgtctgatgGCACCGATCGCAGCTCTGAGTCGGTGCAGTCGCCAACCAAGTCCTTTGGTGCTTATTCATATGGGACCGGCTTCTCTTCTCTGTCTCACGACAGCTCGTCATCCGAGGCTTCG GATTACGTGGAAGCAGAGATGAATAGGCTGAGATTAGAACTCCAGCAGACGATGGATATGTACAGCTCGGCCTGTAAAGAAGCCATCGTAGCTAAACAGAAG GCAATGGAGCTTCATCTTTGGAACATGGGGGAACAGCAGAGACTGGAAGAAGCTCGAGTAGCAGAAGAAGCTGCCTTCGCTATGGTGGGGAAGCAGAAGGCAAAGTGTAAGGCTGCACTGGAGGCAGCCGAGGTCGCCAAACTGATTGCGGATTCGGAAACACGGAAGAGAAGAGATGCAGAGATGAAGTTGGTCGGAGGTTACGAGGAGGATGAGGCCTTGGATTCTTGCTCTGCAGCCGACCTGAGATACAGAAAATACACGATAGATGAGATAGAAGCAGCCACAGATCGCTTTGCCAAGAACCGGAAGATCGGAGAAGGTGGGTATGGTCCGGTCTTTAGATGCTATCTCGATCACACGGAAGTCGCCGTCAAGGTACTGCGACCAGACGCAGCCCAGGGGAGGTCACAGTTTCAGCAAGAG GTGGAAATATTGAGCTGCATTCGGCATCCGAACATGGTCCTCCTCCTAGGCGCTTGCCCAGAGTATGGTTGCCTTGTGTACGAGTACATGGCGAACGGGAGCTTGGAGGACCGCTTGTTCCGGCGGGGGAACACGCCGCCCATGCCCTGGCAGTACCGGTTCCGCATTGCTGCGGAGATCGGCACAGGCCTGCTCTTCCTCCACCAAACCAAGCCAGAGCCACTGGTTCACAGAGACCTTAAGCCTGCGAACATCCTCCTCGACCAAAACTACGTGAGCAAGATCAGCGACGTCGGCCTGGCCCGCCTGGTTCCTCCGTCGGTGGCAGACAGTGTCACGCAGTATCGTATGACCTCCGCGGCCGGAACGTTCTGCTACATCGACCCCGAGTACCAGCAGACTGGCATGCTGGGCACCAAGTCTGACGTATACTCCCTCGGagtgctgctgctgcagctgatCACCGGAAGGCCGCCCATGGGGCTGACCCATCACGTCGAGCGTTCGATCGAGAGGGGAACATTTGCAGAAATGTTGGACCCCTCGGTCCGGGATTGGCCAGTCGAGGAAGCTTTGAGCTTGGCGAAGCTAGCACTCAGGTGCGTGGAGCTAAGACGAAGGGATCGGCCAGATCTCGCGACTATCATATTGCCAGAGCTTAACAGGTTGAGAGCTATTGGTGTAGACAATATGCGCCCGTTTGAGCTCGACAACAGCATCCTCTCCTCACCGGTACACAGTGAAGTTTCCGTGCAG GACTTGAGGAGCGGCCCTTTACATCTGCAGTCAGGATATGAGAGTCCAAGAAGCCAACGCGGTGAATTATCCATCTTTGGAAGACGATGA